From the Nodularia sp. NIES-3585 genome, one window contains:
- a CDS encoding Rpn family recombination-promoting nuclease/putative transposase has protein sequence MKRDSIYYQIFKRFPALIFEIIDYRTEQAQNYRFESVEVKETTFRIDGVFLPPEDAKPRVILFAEVQFQKDETLYHRFFTESLMYLNRNQSQYDDWYCVVIFPSRNLEPSDTRTHRMFLSSNQVQRIYLDELGTLNQQSIGINLMQLTIASEKGIAEQAKQLIERVQLESRDALLKNEIIDIITTIAVYKFSSLSREEVEAMLGLSLEETRVYQEAKAEGREEVLKAAVPLLLKTGMSIEQIAQQLNVDIEVVRIAAQENTEN, from the coding sequence GTGAAACGCGACTCCATTTATTATCAAATTTTTAAACGCTTTCCGGCTTTAATCTTTGAAATCATTGATTACCGGACTGAACAGGCGCAAAATTATCGATTTGAGTCTGTTGAAGTGAAAGAAACCACTTTCCGTATTGATGGAGTCTTTTTACCTCCAGAAGATGCAAAACCAAGAGTTATTTTGTTTGCAGAAGTGCAATTTCAAAAAGATGAAACTTTGTATCATCGTTTTTTTACTGAGTCGCTGATGTATTTGAACCGGAATCAGTCTCAATATGATGACTGGTATTGTGTGGTAATTTTTCCATCACGCAATTTGGAACCCAGCGATACTAGAACCCATAGAATGTTTTTAAGTAGCAACCAAGTACAGCGAATTTATTTGGATGAGTTAGGTACCCTTAATCAGCAGTCAATAGGTATCAATTTAATGCAGTTGACTATTGCCTCAGAAAAAGGCATCGCAGAGCAAGCCAAACAATTAATTGAGCGGGTACAATTAGAGTCAAGGGATGCACTGCTAAAAAACGAAATCATAGATATTATTACCACAATTGCCGTTTATAAGTTTTCTTCGTTGAGTAGAGAGGAAGTGGAAGCCATGCTGGGATTGAGTTTAGAGGAAACAAGAGTTTATCAAGAAGCGAAAGCTGAGGGTAGAGAAGAAGTATTGAAAGCAGCAGTACCTCTGTTACTAAAAACAGGGATGAGTATAGAACAAATTGCTCAACAACTCAATGTTGATATAGAAGTTGTCCGAATTGCTGCACAGGAGAATACTGAGAACTGA
- a CDS encoding tetratricopeptide repeat protein translates to MSDDFYNQGLKKAKEKDYAGAIEEFSTSLQWTPYFADAFLQRGLAYYHSGAIHQAVADYTEAVRLNPGSMEAYYCRGLARVELKNLPGALHDVDIAIRLNYHYAAAYNLRGIIRRKQGFIPDAIANFKKAAELYLAQKDAANCRLCMEKIKELQPKPKPIVPSSSSTNAPILSTNAYFTQLLEKAEKGNTREAIADVNWVLQADPQDAQAYCCRGVIHCKMGKYREAIADFNQALHLNFTDVVVYRNRGKARSLLGDHQGAIADFNQVIKIQPQDALVYTARGNAYRTSGNYLDAIQDYSQALQINPDHAQAYYNRGIAYTCLEEMQNAVADYQKAASIFCEQEDWENYHQVLNSLKNIQTSSPESKKQNYNLLRQRLLRMVGGYWEIAQRLIDQQQAYHPGMSDEWYLQKVIADLERDRGR, encoded by the coding sequence ATGAGTGACGACTTTTACAATCAAGGACTGAAAAAGGCTAAAGAAAAAGACTACGCTGGCGCTATTGAGGAATTTAGCACTTCTTTACAATGGACACCTTATTTTGCTGATGCTTTTTTACAACGGGGTTTGGCTTATTATCACTCAGGGGCTATTCATCAAGCTGTTGCGGATTATACAGAAGCTGTGAGGTTGAATCCGGGAAGTATGGAGGCGTATTATTGTCGGGGTTTGGCTAGGGTAGAATTGAAAAATTTACCGGGGGCTTTGCATGATGTGGACATTGCGATTCGCCTTAACTACCATTATGCGGCTGCTTATAATCTGCGGGGGATAATCCGGCGGAAACAGGGGTTTATTCCGGATGCGATCGCCAACTTTAAAAAAGCCGCAGAATTATATTTAGCACAAAAGGACGCAGCTAATTGTCGTCTATGTATGGAAAAAATTAAAGAGTTACAACCAAAACCAAAACCTATTGTACCGTCAAGTAGTTCTACTAATGCGCCGATATTATCGACAAACGCATATTTTACCCAGTTATTAGAAAAGGCGGAAAAAGGAAATACCCGTGAAGCGATCGCTGATGTAAACTGGGTGTTACAAGCTGACCCGCAAGATGCCCAAGCTTATTGCTGTCGTGGGGTAATCCACTGCAAAATGGGAAAATATCGCGAAGCGATCGCAGATTTTAATCAAGCGTTACATCTCAATTTTACAGATGTGGTTGTTTATCGCAATCGTGGGAAAGCCCGTTCACTTTTGGGAGATCATCAAGGCGCGATCGCAGATTTTAATCAAGTCATCAAAATTCAACCCCAAGATGCCTTAGTATACACTGCCAGAGGTAACGCCTACAGGACATCTGGTAATTATCTGGATGCAATTCAAGATTATAGCCAAGCATTACAAATTAATCCTGATCATGCCCAAGCTTACTACAATCGGGGCATTGCCTATACTTGTTTAGAAGAAATGCAAAATGCTGTTGCAGATTATCAAAAAGCTGCGAGTATTTTTTGTGAACAAGAAGATTGGGAAAATTACCATCAAGTATTAAATAGCCTGAAAAATATCCAAACATCTAGCCCTGAATCAAAGAAGCAAAACTATAATTTACTACGTCAGCGACTTTTGCGGATGGTGGGGGGATATTGGGAAATTGCCCAAAGATTAATTGATCAACAACAAGCATATCATCCGGGGATGTCAGATGAGTGGTATTTGCAAAAAGTGATTGCTGATTTAGAACGCGATCGCGGTCGGTAA